In one Candidatus Aminicenantes bacterium genomic region, the following are encoded:
- the rplB gene encoding 50S ribosomal protein L2 (one of the primary rRNA-binding proteins; required for association of the 30S and 50S subunits to form the 70S ribosome, for tRNA binding and peptide bond formation), with translation GTVMNPIDHPHGGGEGKTKGGRNPVTPWGKPTKGYKTRRNKRTTKFIVKRRG, from the coding sequence GGCACGGTCATGAACCCGATCGACCATCCCCACGGCGGCGGCGAAGGCAAAACCAAGGGCGGCCGCAACCCGGTCACCCCCTGGGGCAAGCCGACCAAGGGCTACAAGACCCGGCGCAACAAGCGCACCACGAAATTCATTGTGAAAAGGAGAGGGTAA